The following coding sequences lie in one Vibrio toranzoniae genomic window:
- a CDS encoding putative 2-aminoethylphosphonate ABC transporter substrate-binding protein produces the protein MMKNRFMKGSLAALVTLLAGNAHAAQEVTVYTAFETDILAKYKNAFESENPDIHIKWVRDSTGIMTAKLLAEKNNPRAEVVWGLAGSSMALLKEEGILKPYTPQGVEALRSNLNDPQSIQAWYGNDAFFNAVCFNEAVAKQLNLPAPKSWDDLTKPIYKGHIAMPNPASSGTGYMQVSAWLQNMGEDQGWNYMQKLDQNIAHYTHSGSKPCVQAGMGEVAIGISMASRGAKLKTQGAPLSVITPEGIGWESEAVGLVKPSDAAQRVIDWSISKAANELYIEMYPVVGHKDVTGKAENFPNVEKNMAKMDFARMGSERADVLKTWSEKFDAKSEPKS, from the coding sequence ATGATGAAAAACCGTTTTATGAAAGGATCACTTGCAGCATTAGTTACTCTATTAGCTGGTAATGCTCATGCAGCACAGGAAGTGACGGTTTACACCGCTTTTGAAACTGACATTTTAGCGAAATACAAAAACGCATTTGAAAGTGAAAACCCAGACATCCACATCAAATGGGTTCGTGATTCAACTGGAATCATGACGGCAAAACTATTGGCTGAGAAAAACAACCCTCGTGCAGAAGTGGTGTGGGGCCTTGCGGGTTCTTCAATGGCTCTGCTTAAAGAAGAGGGCATTCTTAAGCCTTACACACCTCAAGGTGTAGAAGCGCTGCGTTCGAACCTTAACGACCCACAATCGATTCAAGCTTGGTATGGCAACGATGCATTCTTCAATGCGGTTTGTTTCAACGAAGCGGTAGCAAAACAACTTAACCTACCAGCACCTAAATCTTGGGATGACCTAACGAAGCCTATCTACAAAGGTCACATCGCGATGCCAAATCCAGCGTCTTCTGGTACGGGTTACATGCAAGTGTCGGCGTGGCTACAAAACATGGGTGAAGACCAAGGTTGGAACTACATGCAGAAGCTAGACCAAAACATCGCTCACTACACGCACTCTGGTTCTAAGCCATGTGTTCAAGCGGGTATGGGTGAAGTCGCTATCGGTATTTCTATGGCGAGCCGTGGCGCTAAGCTAAAAACTCAAGGTGCGCCACTTTCTGTGATTACGCCTGAAGGTATCGGTTGGGAATCTGAAGCGGTAGGCCTTGTTAAGCCTTCTGATGCAGCACAACGTGTTATCGATTGGTCTATTTCTAAAGCGGCAAATGAGCTTTACATCGAAATGTACCCAGTTGTTGGTCACAAAGATGTGACAGGCAAAGCAGAGAACTTCCCTAATGTAGAAAAGAACATGGCAAAAATGGACTTCGCTCGCATGGGCAGCGAGCGTGCAGACGTATTGAAAACATGGTCTGAGAAGTTTGACGCTAAATCAGAGCCAAAATCTTAA
- a CDS encoding FAD-dependent oxidoreductase, which yields MTKHYSYWFKQALEKEFGSIDAGLESAKPLQKDVNCDIAIVGGGYTGLWTAILIKQQQPQKHVVVIEKGLCGSGASGANGGCMLTWSTKYPTLKKLYGKEQAKWLVKESEKVIYEIEAFCNEHNIDAYLYRSGTYYTATNEAQKGGMEPVVNELVKQGINSWKKCDNSLPDKAGSDRHIEGYYSEAAGSVQPALLARGLRRVAIELGIEIHENTEMTSLDYGSPARIQTKGGSVFADKVILALNAWMLDHFKEFKRSIVVVSSDMVVTKPIPEKLKQFGPEKGAAVVDSRIFVHYYRDTQDGRLMLGKGGNKFSFANQVESMFNQTTNYLPILNQSFQKLFPKLEQSEFDYNWSGGSDRSVTGLPFFGNLKGQNNVYYGLGYSGNGVAQTRMGGKILSSMVLGTDNAWTCCGLTKGPLGHFPPEPFRWVGAMMVRDAVRRKENAEDSGNTPLWLDKQLAKLAGAAGKADKVE from the coding sequence ATGACAAAACACTATTCATATTGGTTCAAGCAGGCACTAGAAAAGGAATTTGGCAGCATAGATGCAGGTCTAGAATCCGCGAAGCCACTTCAAAAAGACGTTAACTGCGACATCGCTATTGTTGGCGGCGGTTACACAGGATTATGGACGGCGATTTTAATCAAACAGCAGCAACCTCAAAAGCACGTTGTGGTGATTGAAAAAGGTTTGTGTGGAAGCGGTGCTTCCGGCGCGAACGGTGGTTGTATGTTGACGTGGTCGACTAAGTATCCAACGTTGAAGAAGCTATACGGCAAAGAACAAGCAAAATGGCTGGTTAAAGAATCGGAAAAGGTCATTTACGAGATTGAAGCTTTCTGTAATGAACACAACATCGACGCGTATCTCTATCGCAGTGGCACTTATTACACGGCGACCAATGAAGCGCAAAAAGGTGGAATGGAACCTGTTGTGAATGAGTTGGTCAAGCAAGGAATAAATAGTTGGAAGAAGTGTGACAACTCTTTGCCTGATAAAGCGGGATCGGATCGTCATATTGAAGGGTATTACTCAGAAGCCGCGGGCAGTGTTCAACCCGCTTTATTGGCGAGAGGGTTACGCCGAGTTGCTATTGAACTAGGTATCGAAATTCACGAAAACACAGAAATGACGTCGCTCGATTATGGCTCTCCAGCTCGAATCCAAACTAAGGGCGGATCTGTCTTTGCCGATAAAGTGATCTTGGCACTCAACGCATGGATGCTCGATCATTTCAAAGAGTTCAAACGCAGCATTGTGGTTGTCTCGTCAGACATGGTGGTGACTAAGCCAATCCCAGAAAAACTTAAGCAGTTTGGTCCCGAGAAAGGGGCAGCGGTGGTGGATTCACGTATCTTTGTTCACTATTACCGAGACACCCAAGACGGGCGGCTCATGCTAGGCAAAGGTGGCAACAAATTCTCGTTTGCGAATCAGGTTGAAAGCATGTTTAACCAAACGACCAACTATCTGCCGATTCTCAATCAATCTTTCCAAAAACTGTTTCCTAAACTGGAACAAAGTGAATTCGATTACAATTGGTCGGGTGGCTCAGACCGTTCTGTCACAGGATTGCCATTTTTCGGTAATCTAAAAGGCCAAAACAACGTCTATTATGGGCTTGGTTACTCAGGTAATGGTGTTGCTCAAACTCGTATGGGCGGAAAGATTCTGTCATCAATGGTACTCGGAACCGATAACGCTTGGACGTGCTGCGGACTAACCAAAGGACCGCTTGGTCATTTCCCGCCAGAGCCATTCCGTTGGGTGGGTGCAATGATGGTGCGTGATGCGGTACGAAGAAAAGAGAACGCGGAAGATTCTGGTAACACGCCATTATGGCTAGATAAGCAATTGGCAAAGCTGGCTGGTGCGGCAGGTAAAGCCGACAAGGTAGAGTAA
- a CDS encoding haloacid dehalogenase-like hydrolase, producing the protein MTTPLYVFDLDETLMDGNSAMIWNEFLVEKGLASEPSFLNEERRLMTLYVQGMLNEDTYLEFATRSLANKTHQEVCALLEECIDSKVLSKIFLQVMQRSWSSKIQGQTMVIISAIVSFIPACVAKKLNIPNAVGIELMEESGQYSVKVLGIPNHPYGKIVSFKEWRTAFDHQQGLCGSINDLPQYDLADRPHLVNPHERLSAGSDSAPWCAVY; encoded by the coding sequence ATGACGACCCCGCTGTACGTATTTGATCTAGATGAAACACTCATGGACGGAAACAGTGCCATGATTTGGAATGAGTTTTTGGTTGAAAAGGGCTTAGCGAGTGAACCTAGCTTTTTGAACGAAGAACGCCGGCTTATGACGCTGTACGTTCAAGGTATGCTTAATGAAGATACTTACCTTGAATTTGCTACTCGCTCTCTAGCAAATAAGACACATCAAGAGGTGTGTGCTTTATTAGAAGAGTGTATTGATAGCAAAGTATTGAGTAAGATCTTTCTTCAAGTGATGCAGAGGAGCTGGTCTTCCAAAATACAAGGGCAGACGATGGTGATTATCTCTGCCATCGTATCGTTCATTCCTGCCTGTGTAGCGAAAAAGCTCAATATTCCGAATGCAGTCGGCATCGAATTAATGGAAGAGTCTGGTCAATATAGTGTTAAAGTTCTGGGGATTCCAAATCACCCGTACGGTAAGATTGTGAGTTTTAAAGAGTGGCGCACAGCATTTGATCACCAACAAGGCCTCTGTGGTTCAATTAACGACTTGCCTCAATATGATTTGGCCGATCGCCCTCATTTAGTTAATCCACACGAACGTTTAAGCGCTGGCTCGGACTCTGCTCCATGGTGTGCCGTGTACTGA
- the phnW gene encoding 2-aminoethylphosphonate--pyruvate transaminase, which produces MRNEYLLLTPGPLSTSETVRQAMLKDWCTWDDEYNKDVVEVIRSKLVTLATKQAGYTSVLMQGSGTASVEATIGSVISNSGKLLVVDNGAYGARIAQIAEYLNIPCHVVSPGETSQPDLNEMETALAMDSDITHVAIVHCETTTGMLNPIEDIAKLAKQHNKTVILDAMSSFGGIPMDIADLGIDYMISSANKCIQGVPGFGFVIAKQSELEKCKGQARSLSLDLFDQWHCMESNHGKWRFTSPTHTVRAFYQALLELEQEGGIEARHARYQTNQTTLVAGMRSLGFEPLLNDDLHSPIITSFYSPIHSDYQFKEFYDRLKKQGFVIYPGKVSNADCFRIGNIGEVYPSDIEALIGAVKNAMYWDIK; this is translated from the coding sequence ATGAGAAACGAATACTTACTACTGACACCGGGTCCTCTATCTACTTCTGAAACCGTTCGCCAAGCGATGCTAAAAGATTGGTGTACTTGGGATGATGAATACAACAAAGACGTTGTTGAAGTGATTCGTAGCAAGCTAGTGACTTTGGCGACTAAGCAAGCGGGATATACAAGTGTATTAATGCAAGGTAGCGGCACAGCTTCAGTTGAAGCTACGATTGGCAGTGTTATCTCTAACAGCGGTAAGCTTCTGGTTGTTGATAACGGTGCGTATGGTGCTCGTATTGCTCAAATAGCAGAATATTTAAACATTCCATGCCATGTCGTTTCCCCAGGTGAAACATCACAGCCTGACTTGAACGAAATGGAAACGGCATTGGCCATGGATTCAGACATTACTCACGTCGCAATTGTGCACTGTGAGACCACCACTGGCATGCTGAATCCAATTGAAGACATTGCCAAATTGGCAAAGCAGCACAACAAAACGGTCATTCTTGACGCGATGTCGAGCTTTGGCGGTATCCCTATGGATATTGCTGACTTAGGCATCGACTACATGATCAGCTCGGCAAATAAATGTATTCAAGGCGTACCGGGGTTCGGCTTTGTTATCGCCAAGCAATCGGAACTAGAGAAGTGCAAAGGCCAAGCTCGCTCATTAAGCCTTGATCTGTTTGACCAATGGCACTGCATGGAAAGCAATCACGGTAAATGGCGATTCACCTCTCCAACTCACACAGTGCGTGCTTTTTACCAAGCCCTGCTTGAACTGGAACAAGAAGGCGGCATCGAAGCTCGCCATGCTCGATACCAAACCAATCAAACCACACTGGTTGCAGGTATGCGCTCTCTTGGTTTTGAACCTCTGTTAAATGATGACCTTCATTCACCCATCATCACCTCTTTTTACTCCCCCATTCATAGCGATTACCAATTCAAGGAATTCTATGACCGTTTGAAAAAGCAAGGGTTTGTGATTTATCCGGGCAAGGTTTCAAACGCAGACTGCTTCCGCATCGGTAACATCGGTGAAGTTTACCCGTCTGACATTGAAGCCCTCATTGGCGCAGTGAAAAACGCTATGTACTGGGACATCAAATAA
- a CDS encoding putative 2-aminoethylphosphonate ABC transporter ATP-binding protein, translating to MSNQTYLNIENVVKQFGQFTALKDISLSIEKGEFVCFLGPSGCGKTTLLRAIAGLDLPTSGSIEQNGNDTTFLPPEKRDFGIVFQSYALFPNLTVEDNIAIGLKNQGMSTKEALETVESWLETIGLPTSAQKFPNQLSGGQQQRVALARALALSPGLLLLDEPLSALDAKVRTHLRDEICQLQRKLGITTIMVTHDQDEALTMADRIVVMNHGVIEQVGAPQEIYQKPVSRFVAEFVGSMNFIQASVAAQGKMRIAESMLPLPGLDNLEPKQGDVFDIAVRPEQIQFVDRFNESLPVRIVSSEFLGAFYRVECQLQHDSTAKEIIVDVSVKEFNRLNLRRCDIRYVAFDQEGLRAYPSKSLQVMKDEAA from the coding sequence ATGAGCAACCAAACTTATTTGAATATTGAAAACGTTGTAAAGCAATTTGGCCAATTTACAGCGTTGAAAGACATCTCCTTATCGATCGAAAAAGGTGAATTTGTCTGTTTCCTTGGCCCGTCTGGCTGTGGAAAAACCACCTTATTGCGTGCGATTGCAGGTTTAGATTTACCAACTTCAGGCTCTATAGAGCAAAACGGTAATGACACAACCTTCTTGCCGCCAGAAAAGCGCGACTTTGGCATCGTGTTCCAGTCTTACGCACTGTTCCCGAACCTTACGGTGGAAGATAACATTGCGATTGGCCTTAAAAACCAAGGTATGTCGACCAAAGAAGCCCTCGAGACGGTGGAATCTTGGCTAGAAACCATCGGTTTACCAACGTCGGCTCAAAAATTCCCGAATCAGCTGTCTGGCGGACAACAGCAGCGTGTGGCTTTGGCTCGCGCTTTGGCACTGTCTCCGGGCTTGCTACTGCTTGATGAACCGCTGTCTGCATTGGATGCAAAAGTACGAACACACTTGCGCGACGAGATCTGTCAATTGCAGCGTAAATTAGGCATCACCACAATCATGGTGACGCACGACCAAGATGAAGCCTTGACCATGGCCGACCGCATTGTGGTAATGAATCATGGAGTTATCGAGCAAGTCGGGGCTCCACAAGAGATCTACCAAAAACCAGTAAGCCGTTTTGTGGCTGAGTTTGTGGGCAGTATGAACTTCATTCAAGCGTCTGTAGCAGCTCAAGGCAAGATGCGTATTGCTGAGTCTATGTTGCCATTGCCTGGGCTAGATAACTTAGAACCAAAGCAGGGTGATGTGTTTGATATCGCGGTTCGTCCAGAGCAAATCCAGTTTGTTGATCGTTTTAATGAGTCCTTACCGGTTCGAATCGTATCAAGTGAATTCTTAGGGGCGTTTTATCGCGTTGAGTGTCAATTGCAACATGACTCAACCGCGAAAGAGATCATCGTTGATGTATCAGTCAAAGAGTTCAACCGATTGAACCTGCGTCGCTGTGATATTCGTTATGTGGCCTTTGACCAAGAAGGCCTAAGAGCTTACCCATCGAAAAGCTTGCAAGTGATGAAAGACGAGGCAGCGTAA